The sequence below is a genomic window from Streptococcus oralis.
TCCAATACCAGGATATTCTTCAGGGAGTGCTTTTCTAAGTTCGTCAAGGCTTGCAGTTGAGAAATCAACTTCGAGATCTTGAACAACTTTTCCATCTTTGATTTCAATGGTTTGTTTAACACCTTTTAGCCCGTAATAACCTTTATAGGTATCCTCGAGTGTACTCTTGACCTCTTCTGGAGTTGCACCAAGGATTTCAGGATCTGCAACATTCTGAGCGGTTTGCTTGGTAACATTGTCGCCTTCTACAGTATAAACCAAGGTAGAAGTGATTCCAGGATTGCTTTTGTTGACAAAAGTATGTGTCTTGGCTGTTTCTTTCTTCTCAGAAGATTGCTCAGTGCTTTGTTTGCTCTCACTTGACTGAGTTGTTGTGTCTTCTTTAGAACTGCTGTTTGCAGGTGTTGATGCTTGTTTGGAACATCCGAGCAGGAGGACAAGTGAAGCCACAAGGGCTAGTGATACTTTAAAGTATGATTTCATATCTATTACTTTCCTTTCATAATCAAAGTATTTGTATTATAACATGGATCTATAGTGAAAGCAACTAAACACAGTTTTTCTCCTTTTGAGAAGGAGTCTG
It includes:
- a CDS encoding DUF1307 domain-containing protein — encoded protein: MKSYFKVSLALVASLVLLLGCSKQASTPANSSSKEDTTTQSSESKQSTEQSSEKKETAKTHTFVNKSNPGITSTLVYTVEGDNVTKQTAQNVADPEILGATPEEVKSTLEDTYKGYYGLKGVKQTIEIKDGKVVQDLEVDFSTASLDELRKALPEEYPGIGNRVSFSISKNGLETMGFTEETN